The following coding sequences are from one Neurospora crassa OR74A linkage group I, whole genome shotgun sequence window:
- a CDS encoding YjeF domain-containing protein — MSSESSTGPEMSATTKQMLARVRQMVPPMLEKFHKGQLGRVAVIGGSEDYTGAPYFSAMASARLGADLSHVICTPNAAQVIKTYSPNLMVHPLMRSSPPALSSSDSGSSPSRTKSAPDTDPSQIAAQIIPMLDRLHVLVIGPGLGRDPLMQETCAKVITAAREKGIPMVLDADALLLVTKDPSLIKGYDNAVLTPNVVEFGRLTKALGVDEEVEKAEETAGETAKVEALAKALGGVMVVQKGAKDYLSDGKVTLTVDLKGGLKRSGGQGDTLTGSIATFLGWRRAYLEDLWDHGHKLNKEELIGLAVFGGSAITRECSRLAFAKKGRSLQASDLTDEVHTAFLNLFGEVDAKL, encoded by the exons ATGTCCTCCGAGTCATCAACCGGCCCAGAAATGTCGGCGACAACCAAGCAGATGCTAGCCCGTGTGCGGCAAATGGTGCCGCCCATGCTGGAGAAATTCCATAAAG GACAACTCGGTCGTGTAGCTGTTATCGGTGGTAGTGAGGACTACACAGGTGCTCCCTACTTTTCCGCCATGGCGAGTGCGAGACTGGGTGCTGATCTT TCCCACGTAATCTGCACTCCCAACGCCGCTCAAGTCATCAAAACCTACTCGCCCAACCTCATGGTCCACCCACTCATGCGCTCCTCCCCGCCGGCCCTCAGCTCCTCGGACTCCGGCAGCTCGCCCTCGCGCACAAAGTCCGCTCCTGACACCGACCCTTCCCAGATAGCCGCCCAGATCATTCCCATGCTCGACAGGCTACACGTCCTCGTTATCGGTCCTGGTCTTGGCCGCGACCCTCTCATGCAAGAGACTTGCGCCAAGGTGATCACCGCGGCGCGCGAGAAGGGAATTCCCATGGTTCTCGACGCCGACGCCCTCTTGCTGGTGACCAAGGACCCGTCTCTCATCAAGGGGTACGACAACGCCGTCTTGACGCCCAACGTGGTCGAATTCGGACGACTGACCAAGGCGCTCGGCGTGGACGAAGAGGTGGAAAAGGCTGAGGAGACGGCGGGCGAGACGGCCAAGGTGGAGGCGCTGGCTAAGGCGCTCGGCGGCGTCATGGTTGTGCAGAAGGGAGCCAAGGACTACCTGAGCGACGGCAAGGTGACGCTTACGGTAGACTTGAAGGGTGGTCTGAAGAGGAGTGGTGGACAGGGAGATACGTTGACGGGAAGTATTGCCACGTTTTTGGGCTGGCGAAGGGCGTATCTTGAAGATCTCTGGGATCATGGTCATAAGCTCAACAAGGAGGAGTTGATTGGTTTGGCTGTCTTTGGTGGAAGCGCCATCACGAGG GAATGCTCTCGTCTGGCATTTGCCAAGAAGGGCCGCAGTCTTCAAGCAAGCGATCTAACAGACGAAGTACACACAGCATTTTTGAACCTGTTTGGCGAGGTTGACGCGAAGCTCTAG
- the atp-1 gene encoding mitochondrial ATP synthase alpha subunit — translation MFRNALRQSTRAVGAFSATGRVAARNAAPVVSAVQARTYADAKATPTEVSSILEQRIRGVQEESNLAETGRVLSVGDGIARVHGMANVQAEELVEFASGVKGMCMNLEAGQVGVVLFGSDRLVKEGETVKRTGEIVDVPVGPELLGRVIDALGNPIDGKGPINCKEKRRAQLKAPGILPRQSVNQPVQTGLKSVDAMVPIGRGQRELIIGDRQTGKTAVALDAILNQKRWNSGSDEDKKLYCVYVAVGQKRSTVAQLVKTLEENDAMKYSIVVAATASEAAPLQYLAPFTGACVGEYFRDNGKHSLVIFDDLTKQAVAYRQMSLLLRRPPGREAYPGDVFYLHSRLLERAAKMNKTHGGGSMTALPVIETQGGDVSAYIPTNVISITDGQIFLESELFYKGVRPAINVGLSVSRVGSAAQLKAMKQVAGSLKLFLAQYREVAAFAQFGSDLDAATKQTLNRGERLTELLKQKQYSPMAVNEMVPLIFAGVNGFLDSVPVAKILQWEADFLAHLKTNEPEIMATIDKEGAISKDLEAKLRDVIQTFTKSFLG, via the exons ATGTTCCGGAACGCCCTCCGTCAGAGCACTCGCGCCGTCGGCGCCTTCTCTGCCACTGGCAGAGTCGCCGCG CGAAATGCCGCACCTGTAGTTTCCGCCGTCCAGGCCCGCACCTACGCCGACGCCAAGGCCACTCCCACCGAGGTCTCTTCCATCCTCGAGCAGAGAATCCGCGGTGTCCAGGAGGAGTCCAACCTCGCTGAGACCGGTCGCGTCCTCTCCGTCGG TGATGGTATCGCCCGTGTTCACGGCATGGCCAACGTTCAGGCTGAGGAGCTTGTCGA GTTCGCCTCCGGCGTCAAGGGTATGTGCATGAACCTCGAGGCCGGCCAGGTCGGTGTTGTGCTTTTCGGTTCCGATCGTCTTGTCAAGGAGGGCGAGACTGTCAAGCGTACCGGTGAAATTGTCGATGTCCCCGTCGGCCCCGAGCTTCTCGGCCGTGTCATCGATGCCCTCGGTAACCCCATCGATGGCAAGGGCCCCATCAACTGCAAGGAGAAGCGTCGTGCCCAGCTCAAGGCCCCCGGCATTCTTCCCCGTCAGTCCGTCAACCAGCCCGTCCAGACCGGTCTCAAGTCCGTCGACGCCATGGTTCCCATTGGTCGTGGTCAGCGTGAGTTGATCATTGGTGATCGTCAGACCGGCAAGACTGCCGTGGCTCTCGATGCCATTCTCAACCAGAAGCGCTGGAACAGCGGTTCcgacgaggacaagaagcTTTACTGCGTCTACGTTGCCGTCGGTCAGAAGCGTTCCACCGTCGCTCAGCTCGTCAAGACCCTTGAGGAGAACGACGCCATGAAGTACTCCATCGTCGTCGCTGCCACCGCCTCCGAGGCCGCTCCTCTCCAGTACCTCGCTCCTTTCACTGGT GCGTGTGTCGGTGAATACTTCAGAGACAACGGCAAGCACTCCCTTGTCATCTTTGACGATCTTACCAAGCAGGCCGTTGCCTACCGTCAGAtgtcccttcttctccgtcgTCCCCCCGGTCGTGAGGCTTACCCCGGTGATGTCTTCTACCTCCACTCTCGTCTTCTCGAGCGTGCCGCCAAGATGAACAAGACCCACGGCGGTGGTTCCATGACTGCCCTTCCCGTCATTGAGACCCAGGGTGGTGATGTGTCCGCTTACATTCCCACCAACGTCATTTCCATCACTGATGGTCAGATCTTCTTGGAGTCTGAGCTCTTCTACAAGGGTGTCCGTCCCGCCATCAACGTCGGTCTTTCCGTCTCTCGTGTCGGCTCCGCTGCCCAGCTCAAGGCCATGAAGCAAGTCGCTGGTTCGCTCAAGCTCTTCTTGGCCCAGTACCGTGAGGTCGCTGCCTTCGCCCAGTTCGGTTCCGATCTTGATGCTGCTACCAAGCAGACCCTCAACCGTGGTGAGCGT TTGACCGAGCTCCTCAAGCAGAAGCAGTACTCCCCTATGGCCGTCAACGAGATGGTTCCCCTTATCTTCGCCGGTGTCAACGGTTTCCTCGACTCCGTCCCCGTTGCCAAGATCCTCCAGTGGGAGGCTGACTTCCTCGCCCACCTCAAGACCAACGAGCCTGAGATCATGGCCACCATCGACAAGGAGGGTGCCATTAGCAAGGACCTCGAGGCTAAGCTCCGTGATGTTATCCAGACCTTCACCAAGAGCTTCCTCGGTTAA
- a CDS encoding dipeptidyl aminopeptidase: MPSTYSDDNTLRSGLDRFRDHSPSQHRRSMSQETDSTVSTTSIVFDRIQERLDTKEFPARGTDGDDNDSLKDELNNDDLETGPFLGNASPSSRSNQRSSADGQRMDRSLRRWLFIVSGALVATWVIGLIFFVSSKAYKPSSSFAHDPQATVTHGSGKKVTLDQVLNNEWRAKSHSISWIAGVNGEDGLLLEKEGANKDYLVVEDVRAQNPSSVEASKSKTLIKDKLFEFANKTYWPTVTVPSRDLKKVLLATDVQNNWRHSYYAVYWIFDVETQQAEPLVPYDADARLQLASWSPTSDAIVYTRDNNMFLRKLDSDKIVQITRDGSADVFNGVPDWVYEEEVLASGVATWWSEDGNYVAFLRTNETGVPEYPIQYFVSRPSGEEPKPGEENYPEVRQIKYPKAGAHNPIVDLKFYDVKRGDVFSVDISGRFADDDRLITEVIWAGKQVLIKETNRVSDVMRVVLVDVGSRTGKAVRTVDVNDIDGGWFEISHKTKFIPADPANGRPDDGYVDTIIHNNGDHLAYFTPLDNPNPIMLTSGDYEVVDAPSAVDLQRNLVYFVSTKESSIQRHVYQVKLTGEDMTPVTDTSKEGYYAISFSTGAGYALVSYQGPNIPWQKVISTPSNPDKYEHVVEENKDLAEAAKKHELPINIYGTINVDGVELNYIERRPPHFDKNKKYPVLFQQYSGPVSQTVKKTFAVDFQSFVAAGLGYICVTVDGRGTGFIGRKNRVIIRGNLGTWESHDQIAAAKHWAQKDYIDEDRLAIWGWSYGGYMTLKTLEQDAGQTFKYGMAVAPVTDWRFYDSIYTERYMRTPQTNPEGYESAAVTNVTALSQNVRFLLMHGVADDNVHMQNSLTLLDALDQRSVENYDVQVFPDSDHGIYFHNANRIVFDKLTNWLVNAFNGEWLKIANAQPNGMKRRALPTA; this comes from the exons ATGCCATCCACGTACTCGGACGATAATACGCTACGGTCTGGCCTTGATCGCTTCAGAGACCATAGCCCCAGCCAGCACCGAAGAAGCATGTCGCAAGAAACCGACTCTACCGTATCCACGACGAGTATCGTCTTCGATCGCATACAAGAGCGTCTCGATACCAAGGAGTTTCCGGCTCGCGGCACCGATGGCGACGACAATGATTCACTCAAGGACGAACTAAATAATGACGATCTCGAGACTGGGCCCTTCTTGGGTAATGCGAGCCCCTCTTCCCGTTCAAACCAGCGCTCATCCGCCGACGGTCAGCGTATGGATCGCAGTTTGAGGAGATGGCTATTCATAGTGTCGGGAGCGCTGGTCGCCACTTGGGTCATCGGCCtgatcttcttcgtctcgTCCAAGGCCTACaagccatcctcctccttcgcgCATGACCCCCAAGCAACAGTCACGCACGGCAGTGGAAAGAAGGTCACCCTAGACCAAGTCTTAAACAATGAATGGCGTGCCAAGAGCCATTCCATCAGCTGGATCGCTGGTGTAAACGGAGAAGATGGCCTTCTTCTAGAGAAGGAGGGCGCAAATAAAGACTACCTTGTGGTCGAAGATGTGCGAGCTCAGAACCCTTCCTCCGTTGAAGCCTCCAAAAGCAAGACCCTGATCAAAGACAAATTGTTTGAATTTGCCAACAAAACATACTGGCCTACTGTCACCGTTCCAAGCCGGGACTTGAAGAAAGTCTTGCTTGCGACCGACGTTCAGAACAATTGGCGCCACTCATACTACGCTGTCTACTGGATCTTTGACGTTGAGACTCAGCAAGCTGAGCCTCTGGTTCCCTACGATGCCGATGCTCGTCTCCAGCTGGCGTCATGGAGCCCCACCAGTGATGCCATTGTCTACACCCGGGATAACAACATGTTTCTTCGCAAACTCGACAGCGATAAGATTGTGCAAATCACCAGGGACGGCAGTGCAGACGTTTTCAACGGTGTCCCCGACTGGGTCTACGAGGAAGAGGTGTTGGCAAGTGGTGTTGCGACCTGGTGGTCCGAGGACGGCAATTATGTTGCCTTTTTGCGGACCAACGAAACAGGCGTCCCCGAGTATCCCATCCAGTACTTTGTGTCTAGGCCCAGTGGTGAGGAGCCCAAACCGGGAGAGGAGAACTACCCCGAGGTCAGACAAATCAAGTATCCAAAGGCCGGTGCACACAACCCCATTGTCGACCTCAAGTTCTATGATGTCAAACGTGGCGATGTCTTCTCTGTTGATATATCAGGCCGTTTTGCCGACGACGATCGCCTTATCACCGAGGTCATCTGGGCCGGAAAGCAGGTCTTGATCAAGGAGACGAACAGAGTGAGTGATGTGATGCGCGTCGTGCTGGTTGACGTGGGATCGCGCACCGGAAAGGCAGTCAGAACCGTTGATGTCAACGACATCGACGGTGGCTGGTTTGAGATCTCCCACAAGACCAAGTTCATCCCGGCCGATCCTGCCAACGGTCGTCCTGATGATGGCTATGTGGACACTATCATTCACAACAATGGTGATCATCTAGCATACTTCACGCCGTTGGACAATCCAAACCCCATCATGCTCACCTCTGGGGACTACGAAGTTGTCGATGCGCCATCTGCCGTTGACCTGCAAAGGAACCTGGTCTACTTTGTTTCTACGAAAGAATCCTCGATCCAGCGTCATGTCTACCAGGTCAAGCTGACCGGAGAAGATATGACACCGGTGACGGACACTTCCAAGGAGGGTTACTACGCCATCTCATTCTCGACCGGTGCCGGATACGCCTTGGTGTCCTACCAGGGCCCAAACATCCCCTGGCAAAAGGTCATCAGCACCCCTAGCAACCCCGACAAGTACGAGCACGTCGTGGAGGAGAACAAAGATCTCGCCGAAGCCGCCAAGAAGCACGAACTTCCTATCAATATCTATGGCACCATCAACGTTGACGGCGTAGAACTTAACTACATCGAGAGACGTCCGCCACATTttgacaagaacaagaagtaTCCCGTGCTGTTCCAGCAGTACAGCGGTCCTGTCTCCCAGACCGTCAAGAAAACCTTTGCTGTTGACTTCCAATCGTTTGTGGCTGCTGGTCTCGGTTATATCTGCGTTACGGTTGACGGGCGTGGAACAGGCTTCATCGGCCGTAAGAACCGTGTCATTATCCGGGGCAACCTCGGTACCTGGGAATCTCACGATCAAATCGCTGCCGCGAAGCACTGGGCTCAGAAGGATTACATAGACGAAGACCGTCTTGCTATATGGGGCTGGAGCTACGGCGGCTACATGACGCTCAAGACCCTCGAGCAGGATGCGGGACAGACCTTCAAGTACGGCATGGCCGTCGCCCCCGTCACCGACTGGCGCTTCTACGACAGCATCTACACGGAGCGGTACATGCGCACCCCCCAGACGAATCCCGAGGGCTACGAATCAGCCGCCGTCACCAACGTTACTGCCCTTTCGCAGAACGTACGCTTTCTCTTGATGCACGGCGTGGCCGACGATAACGTTCACATGCAGAACTCTTTGACGCTCTTGGACGCGCTCGATCAGCGGAGCGTTGAGAACTATGATGTTCAGGTTTTTCCGGATAGTGATCATGGCATTTATTTCCATAATGCTAACCGGATCGTGTTTGATA AACTGACTAACTGGCTGGTCAATGCTTTTAACGGCGAATGGTTGAAAATCGCCAACGCGCAGCCTAACGGCATGAAGCGGCGTGCTCTTCCCACTGCTTGA